From the unidentified bacterial endosymbiont genome, one window contains:
- a CDS encoding glycoside hydrolase family 3 N-terminal domain-containing protein encodes MTVIYKDAGRPVHERVADLLARMTPEEKYAQMHAYWLILDENGNHRERSDLSDEFAGVSEQAALSERLKLGVGQITRPLGTHIVDARTGVRAANALQRMMMEETRLGIPALFHEECLVGLLCKEATLFPSSLNYGSTWDPELVQRAAKQIGQEARSVGCQQGLAPVLDVSRDVRWGRTEETFGEDPWLVGVMATAYVKGLQGEKRDLLATLKHYVGHSFSEGARNHAPVHLGFSELNDTFLLPFEMAVKLANAGSVMPAYHDIDNQPAHSDHFLLTTVLREWWGFDGIIVADYGGVSLLHQHHGTAHDAAGSAALAFNAGLDVELPKDDCARHLADAVDRALIAPAKIDEIVARVLTEKFRLGLFEKPYADENNIDLQNETTRQVAREVATKSLTLLENNGILPLGGKPHVAVVGPTADDPLALLSGYSFPVHLIISDMVEETSQVTTPRAALEHRLGTSQVRYAKGCHIIETRMAGAPVFPGDSGGKPMQQSPVSQSTALIPEAVNAAKESDVVVACVGDLAGLFQSGTVGEGSDTDSLNLPGVQQQLLEALVATGKPVIVVMTGGRPYNLQGLEDRVAALMMAWAPGQEGGWAIADVLTGRAEPQGRLVVSVPKSAGAMPYYYNHKLKSGGTPFAFHFGSRYPFGYGLGWTQFNWGTARVAHPHIPVDGEVVLSLDITNTGERSGSEVVQVYVRDKVATQVRPLQELKAFQRVTLSPGESATLTFTLPVEMFNFTRRDGKRIVEPGEFELQIGTSSADIHEVVGVAVTGETRVLAAEWKMVSKCNVTRT; translated from the coding sequence ATGACGGTTATCTATAAGGACGCGGGACGTCCGGTGCACGAGCGCGTCGCCGATCTGCTGGCGCGTATGACCCCGGAAGAAAAATATGCCCAGATGCACGCGTACTGGCTGATCCTCGATGAGAACGGCAACCACCGCGAGCGCAGCGATTTGAGCGATGAATTTGCGGGGGTAAGTGAACAGGCCGCGCTTAGCGAACGGCTGAAGCTGGGAGTCGGGCAGATCACCCGTCCGCTGGGCACCCACATCGTCGATGCCAGAACCGGGGTGCGTGCGGCAAACGCTCTTCAACGCATGATGATGGAAGAGACCCGGCTCGGCATCCCGGCGCTGTTTCACGAAGAGTGCCTGGTGGGGCTGCTGTGCAAAGAGGCCACGCTGTTTCCCTCTTCCCTGAACTACGGTTCAACCTGGGATCCCGAACTGGTGCAGCGGGCGGCAAAACAAATTGGCCAGGAAGCACGTTCTGTGGGGTGCCAACAGGGCCTGGCACCCGTGCTGGATGTGTCCCGGGATGTGCGCTGGGGGCGTACGGAGGAGACCTTTGGTGAAGATCCCTGGCTGGTGGGAGTGATGGCGACCGCCTACGTAAAAGGGTTGCAGGGTGAAAAGCGCGATCTGCTGGCAACGCTCAAACATTACGTGGGTCACTCGTTCAGTGAAGGGGCGCGTAACCATGCCCCGGTCCACCTGGGTTTTAGCGAACTCAACGACACCTTCCTTCTGCCGTTTGAAATGGCCGTGAAGCTGGCAAACGCCGGGTCGGTGATGCCTGCCTATCACGATATTGATAATCAGCCCGCGCACAGCGACCACTTCCTGCTGACCACGGTACTGCGCGAGTGGTGGGGTTTTGATGGCATTATTGTGGCGGATTATGGCGGCGTGAGCCTGCTGCACCAGCATCACGGGACCGCGCACGATGCGGCGGGTTCGGCGGCGCTTGCATTTAACGCCGGGCTGGACGTTGAGTTACCGAAGGACGACTGCGCACGCCATCTGGCCGACGCGGTCGATCGCGCGCTGATCGCACCGGCGAAAATCGATGAAATTGTCGCTCGTGTGCTGACGGAAAAATTCCGCCTCGGGTTGTTCGAAAAACCCTACGCCGATGAGAACAACATCGATCTGCAAAATGAGACCACCCGGCAGGTTGCGCGTGAGGTGGCGACAAAGTCGCTAACGCTGCTTGAGAATAACGGCATTTTACCTCTTGGCGGTAAACCCCACGTGGCGGTGGTTGGGCCAACGGCTGACGATCCGCTGGCCTTGCTGAGCGGCTACAGTTTCCCGGTGCACTTGATTATCAGCGATATGGTTGAGGAGACTTCGCAGGTGACCACCCCGCGCGCGGCGCTGGAACACCGCCTCGGTACCTCGCAGGTGCGTTACGCTAAAGGCTGCCACATTATTGAAACGCGGATGGCCGGTGCGCCGGTATTTCCCGGAGACAGCGGCGGTAAACCGATGCAGCAGTCGCCGGTTTCGCAAAGCACCGCACTGATCCCCGAGGCCGTGAATGCTGCAAAAGAGAGTGACGTGGTGGTCGCCTGCGTCGGCGATCTCGCCGGGCTGTTCCAGAGTGGGACGGTAGGCGAAGGTTCAGATACTGATTCTCTTAACCTGCCGGGCGTGCAACAGCAACTGCTGGAGGCGCTGGTAGCAACCGGCAAACCTGTGATTGTGGTGATGACCGGCGGGCGCCCTTACAACCTGCAGGGGCTGGAAGATAGGGTTGCTGCACTGATGATGGCCTGGGCGCCAGGGCAGGAAGGCGGCTGGGCGATTGCCGATGTGCTTACCGGTCGCGCCGAGCCGCAGGGCAGGCTGGTGGTCAGCGTGCCGAAGAGCGCAGGGGCGATGCCGTACTATTACAACCACAAACTTAAAAGCGGCGGCACGCCGTTCGCGTTTCACTTCGGTTCCCGCTATCCCTTTGGTTACGGTCTGGGCTGGACGCAATTTAACTGGGGGACGGCGCGCGTGGCGCACCCCCACATCCCTGTCGACGGTGAGGTGGTGCTAAGCCTGGATATCACTAATACCGGCGAGCGCAGCGGCAGTGAAGTGGTCCAGGTCTATGTCCGGGATAAGGTCGCGACTCAGGTCCGGCCGCTTCAGGAACTGAAGGCGTTTCAGCGCGTGACGCTCTCGCCGGGTGAAAGCGCAACGCTCACGTTCACCTTGCCGGTGGAGATGTTCAATTTCACCCGTCGCGACGGGAAACGTATCGTTGAACCCGGTGAATTTGAGCTACAGATTGGCACATCGTCGGCGGATATTCACGAGGTGGTCGGCGTGGCCGTAACCGGTGAGACACGTGTGCTGGCCGCTGAATGGAAAATGGTAAGTAAATGTAATGTAACAAGAACATAA
- the ydiK gene encoding AI-2E family transporter YdiK, translating to MVNLRQPRDVAQILLSVLFLALMIIACLWIVRPFVLGFAWAATVVVATWPLLLRLQKLLFGRRGLAVLVMTLLLFLLFIIPIALLVNSLVDSSGPIVRAITSGDMTLPDLAWLNTIPLVGSKLYGAWHSLLEMGGSALMAKVRPYIGTTTTWFVGQAAHIGRFMMHCSLMLLFSALLYWRGEQVALGVRHFAIRLAGKRGDAAVLLAAQAVRAVALGVVVTALVQAVLGGIGLAISGVPYATVFTVIMLMTCLAQLGPLLVLVPGIVWLYWTGDTTWGTVLLVWSCVVGTMDNVIRPILIRMGADLPLILILSGVIGGLIAFGMIGLFIGPVLLAVTWRLFSAWVYEVPPPATDPDAILSELEELEERNTR from the coding sequence ATGGTTAATCTTCGTCAGCCCAGGGATGTAGCGCAAATTCTGTTATCGGTGCTGTTCCTGGCCCTCATGATAATCGCGTGCCTGTGGATTGTTAGACCGTTCGTTCTCGGTTTCGCCTGGGCCGCCACCGTAGTGGTTGCCACCTGGCCTTTGCTTTTACGCTTGCAGAAGTTGCTGTTTGGACGGCGCGGACTGGCGGTTCTGGTCATGACCCTGCTGTTGTTCTTGCTGTTCATTATTCCCATTGCCTTGCTGGTCAACAGCCTTGTCGACTCGAGCGGCCCAATCGTCCGGGCCATCACCAGCGGCGATATGACCCTGCCCGATCTTGCCTGGCTGAACACCATTCCGCTGGTTGGGTCAAAACTCTACGGCGCATGGCACAGTTTGCTGGAGATGGGCGGCAGCGCGTTAATGGCAAAGGTGCGGCCCTATATTGGCACCACCACCACCTGGTTCGTCGGCCAGGCGGCGCACATCGGCCGCTTTATGATGCACTGTAGCTTAATGCTGCTGTTCAGCGCCCTGCTTTACTGGCGCGGGGAACAGGTTGCGCTGGGCGTGCGTCATTTCGCCATCCGGCTGGCGGGCAAACGCGGCGATGCCGCCGTGCTGCTGGCGGCTCAGGCGGTTCGCGCCGTTGCGCTGGGCGTTGTGGTGACCGCGCTGGTGCAGGCGGTGCTGGGAGGCATCGGCCTTGCGATTTCTGGCGTGCCGTATGCTACCGTTTTTACGGTTATCATGTTGATGACCTGCCTTGCGCAACTGGGCCCGCTGCTGGTGCTGGTGCCCGGCATCGTCTGGCTCTACTGGACGGGCGATACCACCTGGGGCACAGTGCTGCTGGTCTGGAGCTGCGTGGTGGGAACTATGGATAACGTCATACGCCCGATACTGATCCGTATGGGTGCCGATTTGCCGCTGATCTTGATTCTCTCCGGTGTGATTGGCGGGTTGATCGCCTTTGGGATGATTGGCCTGTTTATCGGCCCGGTGCTTCTGGCTGTGACATGGCGACTGTTCTCGGCCTGGGTGTACGAAGTTCCTCCCCCGGCAACCGACCCGGACGCTATCTTAAGTGAGCTGGAAGAGTTAGAAGAGAGAAATACACGGTAA
- the ydiJ gene encoding D-2-hydroxyglutarate dehydrogenase YdiJ has product MIPQISQAPGVVQLVLNFLQSLEQQGFTGDTATNYADRLTMATDNSIYQLLPDAVVFPRSTADVALIARLASQTRFSSLVFTPRGGGTGTNGQALNQGIIIDMSRYMNRVIEINPEEGWVRVEAGVIKDQLNQFLKPYGFFFAPELSTSNRATIGGMINTDASGQGSLVYGKTSDHVMGVRAVLLGGDILDTQPIPVELAETLGKESTASGRIYRTVLERCRENRQLILDNFPKLNRFLTGYDLRHVLNDDLSQFDLTRILTGSEGTLAFITEARLDITRLPKVRRLVNVKYNSFDSALRNAPFMVEARALSVETVDSSVLNLAREDIVWHSVSELITDVPDKEMLGLNIVEFAGDDGELIESQVAALCQRLDERIALGEGGVIGWQLCNELSGIERIYAMRKKAVGLLGNAKGAAKPIPFAEDTCVPPEHLADYIVEFRALLDSHGLSYGMFGHVDAGVLHVRPALDMCDPQQEMLMKAISDDVVALTAKYGGLLWGEHGKGFRAQYSPAFFGEQLFAELRKIKAAFDPENRLNPGKICPPEGVDAPMMQVDAVKRGTYDRQIPIAVRGSWRGAMECNGNGLCFNFDVKSPMCPSMKITSNRIHSPKGRATLVREWLRLLADRGVDPLKLEQTLPEKRSSLRSLIERTRNSWHANKGEYDFSHEVKEAMSGCLACKACSTQCPIKIDVPEFRSRFLQLYHTRYLRPVRDHLVATVESYAPLMARAPKTFNFFINQPLVRKMSEKHIGMVDLPLLSVPSLQHQMVGHRSANMTLEQLEALSPAKRAKVVLVVQDPFTSYYDAQVVADFVHLAEKLGYQPVVLPFSPNGKAQHIKGFLTRFAKTAQKTSDFLNRVAQLGIPMVGIDPALVLCYRDEYKQTLGEDRGDFHVMLVHEWLPAALQPAATEDLGGEPWYLFGHCTEVTALPGAPAQWAAIFAHYGAKLESVSVGCCGMAGTYGHEVKNYAHSLGIYELSWHQAMQRLPRNRCLATGYSCRSQVKRVEGNGVRHPLQALLEIIG; this is encoded by the coding sequence ATGATCCCACAGATTTCTCAGGCACCTGGCGTCGTTCAACTGGTGCTTAATTTTTTGCAGTCACTGGAGCAACAGGGTTTTACGGGTGATACCGCCACGAATTATGCCGACAGGCTAACGATGGCAACCGATAACAGTATTTACCAGCTCCTTCCCGATGCGGTCGTTTTCCCACGTTCAACCGCTGATGTGGCGTTAATCGCCCGTCTGGCGTCGCAGACGCGGTTTAGCTCTCTGGTCTTTACCCCACGCGGCGGGGGGACAGGTACCAATGGTCAGGCGCTGAACCAGGGCATCATCATTGATATGTCCCGCTATATGAACCGCGTTATTGAAATCAATCCTGAAGAGGGATGGGTACGGGTTGAAGCCGGAGTCATTAAAGATCAGCTCAACCAGTTTCTTAAGCCTTATGGTTTTTTCTTTGCGCCGGAGCTTTCCACCAGCAACCGCGCCACCATTGGCGGAATGATAAATACCGATGCCTCCGGTCAGGGGTCGCTGGTGTATGGCAAAACCTCAGATCACGTAATGGGCGTGCGCGCGGTGCTGCTGGGGGGCGATATCCTTGATACGCAGCCGATCCCGGTTGAGCTGGCAGAGACGTTAGGCAAAGAGAGTACCGCGAGCGGGCGAATTTACCGTACCGTACTGGAACGCTGTCGCGAAAACCGTCAGCTTATACTGGACAACTTCCCGAAACTGAACCGCTTCTTAACCGGCTACGATCTGCGTCACGTCCTTAACGACGACCTGAGCCAGTTCGACCTCACCCGCATTTTGACCGGTTCGGAAGGGACGCTGGCCTTTATTACTGAAGCGCGTCTTGATATCACCCGGCTGCCAAAGGTGCGTCGGCTGGTGAACGTCAAATACAACTCCTTCGATTCTGCGCTGCGCAATGCGCCGTTTATGGTCGAGGCGCGCGCGCTGTCGGTCGAAACCGTCGACTCTTCCGTGCTAAACCTGGCCCGGGAAGATATTGTCTGGCACTCGGTGAGCGAGCTAATTACCGATGTGCCAGATAAAGAGATGCTTGGCCTTAATATTGTTGAATTCGCCGGTGACGATGGCGAACTGATCGAAAGCCAGGTGGCTGCGCTGTGTCAGCGCCTTGATGAACGGATAGCCCTGGGGGAAGGCGGGGTGATTGGCTGGCAGTTGTGCAACGAGCTTTCCGGCATTGAACGTATCTACGCGATGCGTAAGAAAGCCGTGGGCCTGCTCGGCAATGCTAAAGGCGCCGCCAAGCCGATACCCTTTGCTGAAGACACCTGCGTTCCGCCAGAGCATCTTGCCGATTATATTGTTGAATTTCGCGCGCTGCTGGATAGCCACGGCCTGAGTTATGGCATGTTCGGACACGTCGACGCCGGGGTTCTGCACGTGCGACCGGCGCTGGATATGTGCGATCCGCAGCAGGAGATGCTGATGAAAGCGATCTCTGACGACGTGGTGGCATTAACGGCAAAATACGGCGGTCTGCTGTGGGGTGAACACGGGAAAGGGTTCCGGGCGCAGTACAGCCCGGCGTTTTTCGGTGAGCAACTCTTTGCCGAACTGCGTAAGATCAAAGCGGCATTCGACCCGGAAAACCGGCTCAACCCGGGGAAAATATGCCCACCCGAGGGCGTTGACGCGCCCATGATGCAGGTAGATGCCGTCAAGCGAGGCACCTACGACCGACAAATTCCGATTGCAGTACGCGGCTCGTGGCGCGGTGCGATGGAGTGCAATGGCAACGGTCTGTGCTTTAACTTTGACGTGAAAAGCCCGATGTGTCCGTCGATGAAGATCACCAGCAACCGTATTCACTCGCCAAAAGGGCGGGCGACGCTGGTGCGCGAATGGTTGCGTTTACTGGCCGACCGCGGCGTCGATCCGCTTAAGCTTGAGCAGACGCTGCCGGAAAAACGGTCCAGCCTGCGTTCGCTTATTGAACGTACCCGCAATAGCTGGCATGCCAACAAGGGGGAGTATGATTTCTCCCATGAGGTAAAAGAGGCGATGTCTGGCTGTCTGGCCTGCAAAGCCTGCTCAACCCAATGTCCGATCAAGATTGACGTGCCGGAATTCCGTTCGCGCTTCCTGCAACTCTATCACACGCGCTATCTGCGCCCGGTGCGCGACCATCTGGTGGCGACGGTTGAAAGCTATGCCCCGCTGATGGCGCGGGCGCCAAAGACCTTTAACTTTTTTATCAATCAGCCGCTGGTGCGTAAGATGTCCGAAAAGCATATCGGAATGGTGGATTTACCGCTGCTGTCAGTGCCGTCTCTGCAACATCAGATGGTGGGACATCGCTCGGCGAACATGACCCTTGAGCAGCTTGAGGCGCTAAGCCCTGCAAAGAGAGCGAAGGTGGTGCTGGTGGTGCAGGATCCCTTTACCAGCTACTACGACGCACAGGTGGTGGCTGATTTTGTGCATCTTGCGGAAAAGCTGGGCTATCAGCCGGTGGTCCTGCCGTTCTCGCCTAACGGTAAAGCGCAGCATATCAAAGGCTTCCTGACCCGTTTTGCCAAAACAGCGCAGAAAACTTCAGACTTCTTAAACCGCGTGGCGCAGCTCGGCATACCGATGGTCGGCATCGATCCGGCGCTGGTGCTCTGTTATCGGGACGAGTATAAGCAGACGCTGGGGGAAGATCGCGGCGATTTCCACGTTATGCTGGTGCATGAATGGCTGCCTGCGGCGTTACAGCCCGCTGCCACCGAGGACCTGGGTGGGGAACCCTGGTATCTGTTTGGCCACTGTACCGAGGTAACCGCGCTGCCGGGGGCACCGGCTCAGTGGGCCGCTATTTTCGCGCACTACGGCGCGAAACTCGAAAGCGTCAGCGTAGGCTGCTGCGGAATGGCCGGTACCTACGGCCATGAAGTGAAGAATTATGCTCACTCGCTGGGCATTTACGAGCTGTCCTGGCACCAGGCGATGCAGCGTTTGCCGCGCAACCGCTGTCTGGCAACGGGCTACTCCTGTCGCAGCCAGGTAAAGCGCGTTGAAGGTAATGGCGTTCGCCATCCCCTCCAGGCTTTACTGGAGATTATAGGATGA
- the menI gene encoding 1,4-dihydroxy-2-naphthoyl-CoA hydrolase codes for MIWKRAVTLQVLNAMGEGNMVGLLDIQFTRIGENDLEATMPVDSRTQQPFGLLHGGASVVLAETLGSVAGYLCTEGEQKVVGLDVNANHMRPVRSGRVRGLCRALHVGRRHQVWQIDILDEQDRLCCSSRLTTAVV; via the coding sequence ATGATCTGGAAACGTGCAGTGACACTACAGGTGCTCAACGCCATGGGTGAGGGGAATATGGTGGGACTGCTGGATATTCAGTTTACCCGCATTGGTGAGAACGACCTGGAAGCGACGATGCCGGTTGATAGCCGTACTCAGCAGCCGTTTGGCTTACTGCATGGCGGGGCGTCCGTCGTGCTGGCCGAAACGCTGGGCTCCGTGGCCGGTTACTTGTGTACCGAAGGGGAGCAGAAGGTCGTCGGGCTGGACGTTAACGCGAACCATATGCGCCCGGTGCGCAGCGGACGCGTGCGGGGTCTCTGCCGTGCGCTTCATGTCGGTAGACGCCATCAGGTGTGGCAGATTGATATTCTGGATGAGCAGGATCGCCTGTGCTGCTCATCGAGGCTGACCACGGCAGTGGTGTAA
- a CDS encoding YdiH family protein has product MDTEITPTQLALEYIRRDKSNLSPAQYLKKLKQLELEFADLLALSSNELKEEIYFAWRLGVHVH; this is encoded by the coding sequence ATGGATACTGAAATAACACCCACCCAGCTGGCACTTGAATATATTCGTCGCGATAAGAGCAACCTGTCTCCGGCGCAGTACCTGAAAAAACTGAAACAGCTTGAGCTGGAATTTGCAGATTTGCTGGCGCTCTCTTCGAATGAGCTTAAAGAAGAGATCTACTTTGCCTGGCGGTTGGGCGTTCACGTCCATTAA
- a CDS encoding helix-turn-helix domain-containing protein, giving the protein MFSSVHSHRGSPYAQELINHILPHCTTRRAVRGERLDLQVNGQGMCYLILEGTIAVYRKSDNMMLSTARNPAIFGVANLTDNYFNDYLKNVSPGLIGIITTEKVAEIITKKALWGLLSRHLMFVYNRLYHDIMPQGGTTAYAMIRHQLINLMEEDESYRRSVAAERYIRDKTLLSRSGVMRILADLKTGGFIEVEEGRLIKINKLPARY; this is encoded by the coding sequence ATGTTTTCATCAGTTCACTCTCATCGCGGTTCTCCTTACGCTCAGGAACTTATCAACCACATTCTGCCTCACTGCACGACGCGCAGAGCGGTCCGTGGCGAACGACTCGATCTGCAGGTCAATGGCCAGGGCATGTGTTACTTAATCCTTGAAGGCACCATCGCGGTTTACAGAAAAAGCGATAACATGATGCTCTCCACGGCGCGCAATCCCGCAATTTTCGGCGTGGCGAACCTGACGGATAATTATTTCAATGATTATCTTAAAAACGTAAGCCCTGGTCTTATTGGGATCATCACCACTGAAAAGGTGGCCGAAATTATCACTAAGAAAGCGTTATGGGGGCTTTTATCCCGTCATCTGATGTTTGTCTATAACCGACTTTATCATGACATCATGCCACAGGGAGGCACCACGGCATACGCGATGATTCGCCACCAGTTAATTAACCTGATGGAAGAGGACGAGAGTTATCGGCGTAGCGTGGCAGCGGAAAGGTACATCAGGGATAAAACCCTGCTCTCACGCAGCGGTGTTATGCGCATTCTGGCCGATTTGAAAACCGGGGGATTTATTGAAGTGGAAGAAGGCAGGCTCATTAAAATTAACAAACTCCCCGCCAGGTACTGA
- the fdhF gene encoding formate dehydrogenase subunit alpha, producing the protein MKKIASVCPYCGAGCKLNLVVENNRILRAEAADGVTNQSTLCLKGFYGWDFLNDTRLLTPRLTQPMIRYQKGEAFTPVTWEEAIRYTAHKLSSIKAQFGSRAIMTTGSSRGTGNETNYVMQKFARAVLNTNNVDCCARVCHGPSVAGLQETLGNGAMSNAINDIENSKCLLVFGYNCADSHPIVARRVLKARENGAKIIVCDPRRIETARIADQHLPLKNGSNMALVNAFGYVLLEEELYDKNYVARFAEGLDAYRQTVKDYAPENVEHLTGIPARDVRQAMRTFAAAPSATVMWGMGVTQFGQAVDVVKGLSSLALLTGNLGRPAVGVGPVRGQNNVQGACDMGVLPNLFPGYQDVTDPVARKKFADAWGIDAEKMDTQVGTRITEVPHLALEGKIKAYYIMGEDPLQTEADLGLVRSGFEALDFVVVQDIFMTKTAEVADVLLPATSWGEHGGVFTCADRGFQRFGKAIDATGNVKRDWEIISLLATEMGYPMHYDSNQQIWDEMRELCPLFFGVTYEKMGEMGHVQWPCPTLDHPGTPYLYKDNQFDTPTGKGQLFAAPWRAPAEVPDNDYPLVLCTVREVGHYSCRSMTGNCAALQSLADEPGQVQMNPVDAEKCGIRDGQLVWVRSRRGKVMTRASISDRINAGAVYMTYQWWIGACNELTQDNLDPIAKTPETKYCAVQLEAIEDQRWAEDYAASAYQTMKTRLIGAVNV; encoded by the coding sequence ATGAAAAAAATCGCCAGTGTCTGCCCTTACTGCGGTGCGGGCTGCAAACTTAATCTTGTCGTTGAAAATAACCGTATTCTCCGAGCCGAAGCCGCAGACGGCGTCACCAACCAGAGCACCTTGTGTCTGAAAGGTTTTTACGGCTGGGACTTCCTCAACGATACCCGCCTGCTTACCCCCCGCCTGACGCAACCTATGATCCGCTATCAAAAAGGCGAGGCATTTACCCCTGTCACCTGGGAAGAGGCTATTCGCTATACTGCGCACAAGCTCAGCAGCATCAAGGCGCAGTTCGGCTCGCGCGCCATCATGACCACCGGATCCTCAAGAGGCACCGGTAACGAAACCAACTATGTGATGCAAAAATTTGCCCGCGCGGTGCTTAATACCAACAACGTTGACTGCTGCGCGCGCGTCTGCCACGGCCCCTCCGTCGCCGGCTTACAAGAGACGCTCGGCAATGGTGCGATGAGCAACGCTATTAACGATATTGAAAACTCAAAATGCCTGCTGGTATTTGGCTACAACTGCGCCGACTCTCACCCAATCGTGGCCCGCCGGGTGCTGAAAGCCCGAGAAAATGGGGCAAAAATCATCGTCTGCGACCCGCGGCGGATTGAAACCGCACGTATTGCCGATCAACATCTGCCGCTAAAAAATGGCAGTAACATGGCCCTGGTCAACGCCTTCGGCTATGTTCTGCTTGAAGAAGAGCTGTATGACAAGAACTACGTGGCCCGCTTTGCCGAAGGGCTTGATGCCTATCGGCAGACGGTTAAAGACTACGCGCCGGAGAACGTCGAACACCTTACCGGCATTCCTGCCCGCGACGTGCGCCAGGCGATGCGCACATTCGCTGCAGCCCCTTCAGCCACCGTCATGTGGGGGATGGGCGTAACGCAGTTCGGTCAGGCGGTGGACGTAGTGAAGGGGTTGTCCAGCCTGGCGCTGCTGACCGGTAATCTCGGTCGTCCGGCGGTGGGTGTAGGGCCGGTACGCGGGCAGAATAACGTGCAAGGCGCATGTGACATGGGCGTATTGCCTAACCTGTTCCCTGGCTATCAGGACGTCACCGATCCCGTCGCCCGCAAAAAATTCGCCGATGCGTGGGGTATTGACGCCGAAAAAATGGACACCCAGGTTGGAACGCGCATCACCGAAGTGCCGCATCTGGCGCTGGAGGGCAAGATTAAGGCCTATTACATCATGGGGGAAGATCCACTGCAGACTGAGGCCGACCTTGGGCTGGTCCGCAGCGGGTTTGAGGCACTCGATTTTGTCGTGGTGCAGGATATCTTTATGACCAAAACCGCCGAGGTCGCGGATGTGCTGCTCCCGGCAACCTCCTGGGGCGAACATGGGGGCGTCTTTACCTGCGCTGACCGTGGCTTCCAGCGTTTCGGAAAAGCCATCGACGCGACCGGCAACGTGAAGCGCGACTGGGAGATAATCAGCCTGCTGGCGACAGAAATGGGCTACCCGATGCACTACGACTCTAACCAGCAGATCTGGGATGAGATGCGCGAACTGTGTCCACTGTTCTTTGGCGTGACCTATGAAAAAATGGGCGAGATGGGCCATGTACAATGGCCATGCCCGACGCTGGACCACCCGGGTACCCCTTATCTGTATAAAGATAATCAGTTCGATACCCCTACGGGCAAAGGCCAGCTGTTTGCTGCCCCCTGGCGCGCGCCTGCAGAAGTGCCGGATAATGACTATCCGCTGGTGCTCTGTACGGTACGTGAAGTGGGCCATTACTCCTGTCGCTCAATGACCGGTAACTGCGCCGCGCTGCAAAGTCTGGCTGACGAACCGGGTCAAGTACAGATGAACCCTGTCGATGCCGAAAAATGCGGTATCAGGGACGGGCAACTGGTGTGGGTCCGTTCACGCAGAGGCAAGGTGATGACTCGCGCCAGCATCAGCGATCGCATCAATGCCGGCGCCGTCTATATGACCTATCAGTGGTGGATTGGCGCCTGTAATGAACTGACGCAGGATAATCTCGACCCGATCGCCAAAACACCGGAAACGAAATATTGTGCGGTGCAACTGGAAGCGATAGAGGATCAGCGCTGGGCGGAAGACTATGCGGCGTCTGCCTATCAAACGATGAAGACCCGGTTGATCGGTGCGGTGAACGTTTGA
- a CDS encoding biofilm development regulator YmgB/AriR family protein produces the protein MRQNIQPQPEYHSAFLDSALSEYFRHAGEHFAEESAVFSVAVRCVLASEGHLTNKAIILWLIQTLEATHDVVQADVIRKTLEIVVGYTMDDL, from the coding sequence ATGAGACAAAATATTCAGCCGCAACCAGAATACCATTCTGCCTTTTTAGATAGCGCGTTGTCGGAATATTTTCGCCACGCTGGCGAACATTTTGCTGAAGAGTCCGCTGTTTTTTCAGTTGCAGTACGCTGCGTGCTTGCCTCTGAAGGGCATTTGACCAATAAAGCCATTATTCTCTGGCTGATCCAGACGCTGGAAGCCACTCATGACGTCGTGCAGGCCGATGTTATCCGCAAAACGCTGGAAATCGTTGTCGGCTATACCATGGATGACCTGTAG
- the ycgZ gene encoding regulatory protein YcgZ, whose translation MHQNGYVADSAAAIAQYFEKAALPTQQETLGQVVVEILSDGRNLNRKSLCTKLLSRLEKADGPEEEQHYHMLLGLLFER comes from the coding sequence ATGCACCAGAACGGTTACGTCGCAGATTCAGCCGCAGCGATTGCGCAGTACTTTGAGAAAGCCGCTCTGCCGACTCAACAGGAGACGCTGGGCCAGGTTGTGGTTGAAATTCTTAGCGACGGGCGAAATCTTAATCGCAAATCGCTCTGCACCAAATTGTTAAGTCGCCTCGAAAAGGCCGATGGCCCGGAAGAGGAACAACATTATCACATGCTGCTTGGCCTGCTCTTCGAACGGTAA